From a region of the Aeoliella mucimassa genome:
- a CDS encoding LamG-like jellyroll fold domain-containing protein, translating to MFNKAMGDLDFDNDVDLDDYQIYNASLFTTGIDPESTDSYLLGDLDGDLDNDFADFLIFKNAFIADGGAPGALAFGVAVPEPSTTALMLIGLVAVVFTKLPRFTRVLPCLALSAIAMFASPAQAELVPVFSYSFPASTDGTNLTITDLSTTGNNATLDGETTLVDDRPAGFDSSLMSLTGSAGGHGATDAIDLLENSIIDDFGGYVMDVWLKWEGTYTDTRKQIDYAGTEFIRTRDSSVQFGFNDSAVVLSYPIEADEWYHVQGIFDTGTNETDAEGGLTGNAYLIVNDRLVDYELNVTKSSFGDSLDRAIGINRWAGANAADWNQGAIFNPSVSLGALPIPEPSTTALMLIGLGTVVFAKLPRLTRVLPCLALSAIAMIASPAQAELVPVFSYSFPASTDGTNLTITDLSTAGNNATLDGETTLVDDRPAGFDSSLMSLTGSAGGHGATDAIDLLENSIIDDFGGYVMDVWLKWEGTYTDTRKQIDYAGTEFIRTRDSSVQFGFNDSAVVLSYPIEADEWYHVQGIFDTGTNETDAEGGLTGNAYLIVNDRLVDYELNVTKSSFGDSLDRAIGINRWAGANAADWNQGAIFNPSVSLGALPIPEPSTMGLFAMAAVALCCRVGYRRVKLACFALALGLAALANTAVAQLTPVFEYSFPASTDGSVETVTDLSSAGNNATLDLTTTLVDDRPAGFDSSLMSLTGSAGGHGATDAIDLLDNSIIDDHGGFIMDVWVNWLGNYSDGRKILDYAGTESIRTFDGNMIFGLSNGQVVLQTPINANQWYHVQGVFESGGNQTDANGDLLGDAYLYMDGVVVDSAFGVTKTGFGDSLDRQIGINRWGGGGGEYNQGNIFNPSIYLGTTGEPMRLEVNTTTGEVTMAHTTDVVLGAGRDIDFYQITSADGELTLGTWTSLDDTGFGAGSTTGDYNGDGSVNLADYTIWRDSLGSTGTDLDADGNGDQVVDSADYTLWKDNFGDTGASSWAEAGILTENLIGESNLTGSTFFDSGTSVSLGELWNEASFADPTTDLVFQYHVVGESGLRTGVIDVVSGSLQSVTSVPEPSSLLILALPAVALLVMRRGSLQRTSAICLTMLSCLAVAGAAVAETTNDRVYLFGNSGGDGGANGVYVIDSADEATYDDEVDFSDLSGTAHDLIAWEYNGTVAAKAIPGTSSGPRFVSTSGRPLADSTPIGVSFDGTNDLLIGARLGLPQTTASSQQAQSVPPTSGIIGPFDYSGITRRGFDLWVNPDENSAQFGTAEQTVVADTSQQGLLISDEGTWVLRYSSTNIDSGVAVKTDSTDNGWSHVMVVYPNSGFAGGIMYVDGEAVAARLGGYGGGNDNPLVLGANTGAFDPGALEPDPVFTGGNSSFYAGEVDDMNMFVMGTSLGGTEYGMFDLTTDNPFVADALLGYGPADLTGDGVTNESDVTLFISNWGSTNMVNDYLVGDLSSRLSGDFNIDGSVDLDDWQVLVENYTGSGSLNLDLLLAGNAVPEPSSVALLALAGLATCGAIRRR from the coding sequence TTGTTCAACAAGGCCATGGGCGATCTCGACTTCGATAACGATGTCGACCTCGACGACTATCAAATTTACAATGCGAGTCTGTTCACCACTGGCATCGACCCTGAATCAACCGATTCGTATCTGCTCGGCGATCTCGATGGCGATCTCGACAACGACTTTGCCGACTTCCTGATCTTCAAAAACGCTTTCATCGCTGATGGCGGTGCCCCTGGTGCCCTCGCCTTTGGTGTGGCGGTTCCTGAACCCTCGACCACCGCTCTGATGCTTATCGGTCTGGTCGCGGTGGTATTCACCAAGCTCCCGCGATTCACTCGCGTGCTTCCTTGCTTGGCTTTGTCGGCAATCGCCATGTTTGCCAGCCCAGCACAAGCGGAATTGGTTCCCGTGTTCAGCTACAGCTTCCCCGCTAGCACCGATGGCACCAATCTCACGATTACCGACCTATCGACCACTGGCAACAACGCAACCCTCGATGGGGAAACCACCCTTGTCGACGATCGTCCTGCTGGCTTCGACTCGTCGTTGATGTCGCTTACTGGTTCGGCTGGTGGACATGGTGCGACCGATGCCATCGATTTATTGGAGAATTCCATCATCGACGACTTCGGTGGCTACGTGATGGACGTCTGGCTGAAGTGGGAAGGCACCTACACCGATACCCGCAAGCAAATCGACTACGCCGGCACCGAGTTCATTCGCACTCGTGACAGCAGCGTCCAGTTCGGTTTCAACGATTCGGCCGTGGTGCTTAGCTACCCAATCGAAGCCGATGAGTGGTACCACGTGCAAGGCATCTTCGATACCGGTACGAATGAGACCGATGCCGAGGGTGGTCTCACGGGCAACGCTTACTTGATCGTCAACGATCGTCTTGTCGACTACGAGTTAAACGTCACCAAGAGCAGCTTTGGCGACAGCCTCGATCGCGCTATTGGCATCAACCGCTGGGCCGGAGCCAATGCCGCCGACTGGAACCAAGGGGCCATCTTCAATCCCTCGGTCTCCCTCGGTGCACTTCCGATCCCTGAACCCTCAACCACCGCTCTGATGCTTATCGGCTTAGGTACTGTGGTATTCGCCAAGCTCCCCCGCCTGACTCGCGTGCTGCCTTGCCTGGCATTGTCGGCAATCGCCATGATTGCCAGCCCAGCGCAAGCGGAGTTGGTTCCCGTGTTCAGCTATAGCTTCCCCGCTAGCACCGATGGCACCAATCTCACGATTACTGACCTCTCGACTGCTGGCAACAACGCAACCCTCGATGGGGAAACCACCCTTGTCGACGATCGTCCTGCTGGCTTCGACTCGTCGTTGATGTCGCTTACTGGTTCGGCTGGTGGACATGGTGCGACCGATGCCATCGATTTATTGGAGAATTCCATCATCGACGACTTCGGTGGCTACGTGATGGACGTCTGGCTGAAGTGGGAAGGCACCTACACCGATACCCGCAAGCAAATCGACTACGCTGGCACCGAGTTCATTCGCACTCGTGACAGCAGCGTCCAGTTCGGTTTCAACGATTCGGCCGTGGTGCTTAGCTACCCAATCGAAGCCGATGAGTGGTACCACGTGCAAGGCATCTTCGATACCGGTACGAATGAGACCGATGCCGAGGGTGGTCTCACGGGCAACGCTTACTTGATCGTCAACGATCGTCTTGTCGACTACGAACTCAACGTCACTAAGAGCAGCTTTGGCGACAGCCTCGATCGCGCTATTGGCATCAACCGCTGGGCCGGAGCCAATGCCGCCGACTGGAACCAAGGGGCCATTTTTAATCCATCGGTTTCCTTGGGTGCTCTTCCGATCCCTGAACCCTCCACCATGGGACTGTTTGCCATGGCTGCTGTTGCCTTGTGCTGCCGAGTTGGCTACCGCCGTGTCAAGCTTGCCTGCTTCGCCCTCGCGTTGGGTCTGGCAGCGTTGGCCAACACTGCAGTGGCTCAGCTTACCCCTGTTTTTGAGTACAGTTTCCCCGCCAGCACCGATGGCTCGGTAGAGACGGTCACCGACCTCTCCTCGGCTGGCAACAACGCCACGTTGGACCTAACGACCACCCTTGTCGACGATCGTCCCGCTGGGTTCGACTCGTCGTTGATGTCGCTAACCGGCTCGGCTGGTGGCCATGGTGCCACCGATGCGATTGACCTGCTCGACAACTCGATTATCGACGATCACGGTGGGTTCATCATGGACGTGTGGGTGAACTGGTTAGGAAACTACAGCGATGGTCGCAAAATCCTCGACTACGCCGGCACCGAGAGCATTCGTACTTTCGACGGCAATATGATCTTCGGATTGAGCAATGGCCAGGTTGTTCTCCAAACCCCCATCAATGCGAATCAGTGGTATCACGTGCAAGGGGTCTTCGAGAGCGGCGGTAACCAAACCGATGCGAACGGCGACCTGCTTGGCGACGCTTACCTCTACATGGACGGCGTCGTGGTTGACTCCGCCTTTGGTGTCACCAAGACCGGCTTCGGCGATAGCCTTGATCGGCAGATCGGTATCAATCGCTGGGGCGGTGGCGGCGGCGAGTATAACCAGGGCAACATTTTCAACCCATCGATCTACCTCGGCACCACCGGTGAGCCGATGCGTCTGGAGGTGAATACCACCACTGGTGAAGTCACCATGGCTCACACCACGGACGTGGTTCTGGGCGCCGGTCGCGACATCGACTTCTACCAGATCACCAGTGCCGATGGCGAATTGACCCTCGGCACATGGACCAGCCTCGACGACACTGGCTTCGGTGCAGGCTCCACTACTGGAGACTACAACGGAGATGGCTCCGTAAACCTCGCCGACTATACCATTTGGCGTGATTCGCTCGGTAGCACCGGCACCGATCTCGATGCCGATGGCAACGGAGACCAAGTGGTTGATTCGGCAGACTACACCCTGTGGAAGGACAACTTCGGTGATACCGGAGCTTCCAGTTGGGCGGAAGCTGGCATTCTCACGGAGAACCTGATCGGTGAGTCGAATCTCACGGGATCGACCTTCTTCGACTCAGGCACCTCCGTAAGCCTTGGTGAACTTTGGAATGAGGCAAGCTTTGCCGATCCGACAACGGACCTCGTGTTCCAATACCACGTGGTTGGTGAATCCGGTTTGAGAACTGGTGTGATCGACGTAGTGTCGGGCAGCCTACAGTCGGTCACATCGGTTCCCGAGCCTTCCTCGTTGCTGATTCTGGCCCTCCCAGCAGTTGCCCTGCTAGTAATGCGCCGCGGTTCGCTGCAACGCACGTCTGCCATTTGCCTGACGATGCTCAGTTGCCTGGCAGTCGCAGGGGCGGCCGTCGCCGAAACGACGAACGATCGTGTGTACCTGTTTGGTAACAGCGGCGGCGACGGCGGCGCCAACGGCGTCTACGTAATCGATAGCGCCGACGAAGCAACCTACGACGACGAGGTTGACTTCAGCGATCTAAGCGGGACCGCCCATGACCTGATCGCTTGGGAATACAATGGCACCGTTGCCGCCAAAGCAATTCCCGGCACGAGTTCGGGCCCCCGATTCGTCAGCACCTCAGGGCGCCCACTCGCTGACTCCACGCCGATCGGAGTTTCGTTCGACGGCACCAACGACTTGCTCATCGGTGCCCGCCTGGGTCTTCCCCAGACCACCGCATCGAGCCAGCAAGCGCAATCGGTTCCTCCCACTTCGGGAATCATCGGTCCGTTTGACTACAGTGGTATTACTCGTCGCGGTTTCGACCTGTGGGTGAATCCCGATGAGAACAGTGCTCAATTTGGCACTGCCGAGCAAACGGTAGTCGCGGATACAAGTCAGCAAGGCTTGCTTATCAGCGATGAAGGAACTTGGGTGCTTCGCTACTCGAGCACCAACATCGACTCCGGCGTGGCCGTCAAGACCGATAGCACCGACAACGGCTGGTCGCACGTAATGGTGGTGTACCCCAACAGTGGTTTTGCCGGCGGCATCATGTACGTCGATGGCGAAGCCGTCGCCGCCCGCCTTGGCGGATACGGCGGAGGCAACGACAACCCTCTCGTGCTCGGTGCTAACACCGGTGCATTTGACCCAGGTGCCTTAGAACCCGATCCAGTATTCACCGGCGGCAACAGCAGTTTCTACGCTGGTGAGGTCGACGACATGAACATGTTCGTGATGGGCACTAGCCTTGGCGGTACTGAATACGGGATGTTCGATCTGACGACCGACAATCCGTTTGTCGCCGATGCACTGTTGGGCTACGGTCCTGCCGACCTGACTGGCGATGGGGTCACCAACGAGTCGGACGTAACGCTGTTCATCTCGAATTGGGGATCGACCAATATGGTGAACGACTACCTGGTTGGCGACCTGTCCTCTCGACTCTCCGGCGACTTCAATATCGACGGTTCGGTGGATCTCGACGACTGGCAAGTGCTGGTGGAGAACTACACCGGGTCGGGTTCGCTGAATCTCGATCTGCTGCTGGCTGGCAATGCCGTGCCTGAGCCATCGTCGGTGGCTCTGCTTGCCCTGGCTGGCCTGGCCACCTGCGGAGCCATCCGTCGGCGATAA
- a CDS encoding sulfatase-like hydrolase/transferase: protein MPKLHWLLITTLLLGLPKISAGQPNIIHIMVDDAGTGDFTHSWADSPIHTPNLDQLASDGMRFTQAYTGAANCAPSRSSLMTGLHGGHTYMRINSGSNSLRDADVTIAEVLKSAGYATGGYGKWGLGAPGSPGAPELQGFDDFVGYYDQRHAHYHFPDRIFDAGTPLLIPENANFNEPETGLIPNDRVHAHTIVFDRMQQFVRANSQSGTPFYAWGAWTPPHRRSTINESAAEPGGYYDLYANNEDWDDFDKIQAAFVTWIDDQVGQLRATLADPNGDGDTSDSVLENTVIIFTSDNGGWQSAHNWDRNIETRDGQTVDLRGAKEGYYEGGVRTPMIAFWPGTIEGGTTSDQPVAFYDYMQTFADLAGVTQVPSNDGVSFAPTLTGQGTQAERDGLYFEGYAYDAGRVPNQIGRLGDWKIIRRAGSIEIFDLSTDPSETTNRYNDPAIQEIQGQLISYITRNHVPMSSQLALVPPDVGTGRAERDGIVTQAIRPAEQTRAWHVDGSGDPRNFTGAVQDEAEGIALYLDDLHQLYDVTLDLTRAGQAAPLLELTLKGQSGFTYLQGAIDTAALTVGNSTSTSVQLGYVGDSPTQEQLAADLGSPFTLQLSYAGDAGQLQFDHITLQGKAPVIGAPAALGDLDGDGTVGAADWLIFRDNLYSDLRMYPVGEQRARGDLTGDGQNDQYDFVLFKQIYEGLHGEGSLSAISAVPEPAGIWQAVALAMLGCSVCAVRRTWLRCS, encoded by the coding sequence ATGCCTAAGCTCCATTGGCTACTTATCACCACTCTGCTGTTGGGATTGCCCAAGATCAGTGCCGGTCAGCCGAACATCATTCACATCATGGTCGACGACGCCGGCACTGGCGATTTCACGCACTCGTGGGCCGACTCGCCGATTCACACGCCGAACCTCGATCAGCTGGCCAGCGACGGCATGCGTTTCACCCAGGCCTACACCGGGGCGGCCAACTGCGCACCGAGTCGCAGTTCGCTCATGACCGGTCTGCACGGCGGCCACACCTACATGCGGATCAATAGCGGTAGCAATAGCCTGCGCGACGCCGACGTCACGATTGCCGAGGTGCTGAAGTCGGCTGGTTATGCGACCGGTGGTTATGGGAAATGGGGACTTGGGGCTCCCGGATCGCCCGGCGCGCCGGAGCTACAAGGCTTCGACGACTTCGTCGGCTACTACGACCAGCGTCACGCCCACTATCACTTTCCAGATCGTATCTTCGATGCGGGCACGCCGCTGTTGATTCCGGAAAACGCGAACTTCAACGAGCCCGAAACCGGCTTGATTCCCAACGATCGCGTGCACGCCCACACCATAGTTTTCGATCGCATGCAGCAATTTGTGCGTGCGAACAGTCAGTCGGGCACGCCGTTTTACGCTTGGGGAGCGTGGACCCCGCCGCACCGTCGGAGCACGATCAACGAATCGGCTGCCGAGCCTGGTGGCTACTACGATCTGTATGCGAACAACGAAGATTGGGACGACTTCGACAAGATTCAAGCTGCGTTTGTGACCTGGATCGACGACCAGGTGGGGCAACTGCGGGCGACGCTCGCCGATCCCAATGGCGATGGCGACACCAGCGATAGCGTGCTGGAGAACACGGTAATCATTTTCACCAGCGACAACGGCGGCTGGCAAAGCGCCCACAATTGGGATCGCAACATCGAAACCCGCGACGGACAAACCGTCGATCTTCGGGGTGCAAAAGAGGGCTACTACGAAGGGGGCGTGCGGACTCCGATGATCGCCTTCTGGCCGGGAACGATCGAGGGGGGAACTACCAGTGATCAACCTGTCGCGTTCTACGACTACATGCAAACGTTTGCCGATCTGGCCGGTGTCACGCAGGTGCCGAGCAACGATGGAGTGTCGTTCGCCCCGACGCTTACTGGTCAGGGAACCCAAGCCGAACGCGATGGGCTGTACTTCGAAGGGTACGCTTACGACGCTGGACGCGTGCCGAATCAGATCGGCCGGCTCGGCGATTGGAAAATCATCCGCCGCGCGGGTTCGATTGAGATCTTCGACCTCAGTACCGATCCCAGCGAGACCACGAATCGCTACAACGATCCCGCAATCCAAGAGATCCAAGGGCAGCTGATTAGCTACATCACCCGCAATCATGTGCCGATGTCGTCGCAATTGGCCCTGGTGCCTCCCGACGTTGGTACTGGCCGGGCCGAACGCGATGGCATCGTCACCCAGGCCATCCGCCCCGCGGAGCAAACGCGTGCATGGCACGTGGATGGCAGCGGAGATCCCCGGAACTTCACCGGCGCGGTCCAAGACGAAGCCGAGGGCATCGCCCTGTACCTCGACGACCTGCACCAGTTGTACGACGTAACGCTCGATCTTACCCGCGCCGGCCAGGCGGCTCCTCTTTTGGAGCTTACGCTCAAGGGGCAGAGTGGTTTTACGTATCTGCAGGGAGCGATCGACACCGCCGCACTGACGGTGGGCAATTCCACCAGCACGAGCGTTCAGCTCGGCTACGTCGGCGACTCGCCGACGCAGGAGCAGCTGGCGGCGGACCTTGGGTCGCCTTTCACGCTGCAATTATCGTACGCCGGTGACGCGGGCCAACTGCAGTTCGATCACATCACGTTACAAGGCAAAGCACCAGTGATCGGGGCTCCGGCCGCCCTAGGGGATCTCGATGGAGATGGAACCGTAGGGGCCGCCGACTGGTTGATTTTTCGCGACAATCTTTACTCCGACCTGCGGATGTATCCCGTCGGCGAGCAGCGGGCGCGGGGCGATCTGACCGGCGACGGTCAGAACGATCAGTACGACTTTGTGCTGTTCAAGCAGATCTACGAAGGGCTGCACGGCGAAGGTTCGCTGTCGGCTATCTCGGCCGTGCCCGAGCCAGCAGGCATATGGCAGGCAGTGGCTCTGGCGATGCTTGGTTGCAGCGTTTGCGCAGTGCGTCGCACGTGGCTACGCTGCTCGTAG
- a CDS encoding PIG-L family deacetylase, whose protein sequence is MNPRLLVSSLFLSIVLSASLKAQVYDWNPTPDKVDVLVISTHPDDEGIFMGSVLPYMTQVRQVNALHLSMTSGDYQAENGAPDWRREEELRAADWVYGFRNEPIFARFRDYPTNTVDETYDIWADGILGNGDSETGRELAANYLAEQIRRFQPEVLVVSDLDGEYGHSNHRATSQSAFEAYERAMDPLVDIAGLDAWQPKKYYIHQSQANGLGTAGVTFENWLFHDYTEDISIDTDGDGVPDATPRQVADWGLDEHVSQGSPDVSTVFRTGENFDGHHTEWWGLYDSTVGPDTLTSFEIEGQSYTNWARGDFFENVFDLFDLPTDINQDGIIAGDGTGPWETDDVTAFIAGWGTTGHGTNLERLMHGDINLDNRTSIADWQLLVESLENGGSLDLANLLQASQVPEPSSLLLVSIGLFVVGAKWRRS, encoded by the coding sequence ATGAACCCTCGCCTGCTAGTTTCCTCCCTGTTTCTTTCCATCGTACTGAGTGCCTCGCTCAAGGCTCAGGTGTATGACTGGAATCCCACGCCGGACAAAGTGGACGTGCTGGTGATCTCCACGCACCCCGACGACGAAGGCATCTTCATGGGTTCGGTGCTCCCGTACATGACTCAGGTGCGGCAGGTCAATGCGCTGCATCTCTCGATGACCAGCGGTGACTACCAGGCCGAGAACGGCGCCCCCGACTGGCGGAGAGAAGAAGAGCTTCGTGCGGCCGATTGGGTTTATGGATTCCGCAACGAGCCAATCTTCGCTCGTTTCCGTGACTACCCCACCAACACCGTCGACGAAACGTACGACATTTGGGCAGATGGAATTCTTGGTAATGGTGACTCGGAAACCGGGCGCGAGCTGGCTGCCAACTACCTGGCAGAGCAGATTCGCCGCTTCCAGCCCGAAGTGCTCGTGGTTTCCGATCTCGATGGCGAGTACGGGCATAGCAACCACCGAGCGACCTCGCAGTCGGCTTTCGAAGCCTACGAGCGGGCGATGGATCCGTTGGTCGACATCGCCGGCCTCGATGCCTGGCAACCGAAGAAATACTACATTCATCAATCTCAGGCAAACGGCTTGGGAACCGCTGGGGTCACGTTTGAAAATTGGCTGTTTCACGATTACACCGAAGACATTTCCATCGATACCGATGGCGATGGCGTCCCCGATGCTACTCCTCGCCAGGTGGCCGACTGGGGACTCGACGAACACGTTTCGCAAGGCAGCCCCGATGTTTCCACCGTGTTCCGCACCGGCGAGAACTTCGATGGTCATCACACCGAATGGTGGGGCCTCTACGACTCGACCGTAGGTCCCGATACGCTGACCAGCTTCGAAATCGAAGGGCAGTCGTACACCAACTGGGCGCGAGGCGACTTTTTCGAAAACGTCTTCGACTTGTTCGACCTCCCCACCGATATCAACCAGGATGGCATCATTGCCGGCGATGGCACCGGACCGTGGGAGACCGACGATGTCACCGCGTTCATTGCCGGGTGGGGAACCACCGGGCATGGCACGAACCTCGAGCGTTTGATGCACGGCGATATCAACCTCGATAACCGCACGTCGATTGCCGACTGGCAACTCTTGGTCGAGTCGCTGGAGAATGGCGGTTCGCTCGATCTTGCCAACCTGCTGCAAGCCTCGCAGGTTCCTGAACCAAGTTCCCTTCTGCTAGTGTCGATCGGATTGTTCGTGGTCGGTGCCAAGTGGCGTCGCAGTTAA
- a CDS encoding IS5 family transposase produces the protein MATKEKRTYKVTNWKEYNKSLIERGNITIWFSDEALENWEHPNDQTKVGRPFVFSDTAIECLLTIRELLKLPYRQTEGFGRSLVAMLGVEAAIPNYSSLAKRASKLNVSLDIANKRGDIDIVVDSTGMKVFGEGEWKMRTHGKSKRRTWRKLHLSVNPDTREIVAEILTENSCHDADAVPEMLEQVEQPVKKFHGDGSYDKWKVYEGLESEGIEPVIPPQHNAKIKQHGNSAEEPLPRDEAIRQIRRKGRRSWKEEVGYHRRSLAETTMYRVKQSFGSHLKNRVFENQQTEARLRCKIINQFTQLGLPQFEWS, from the coding sequence ATGGCTACGAAAGAAAAACGAACCTACAAAGTCACGAACTGGAAGGAGTATAACAAGTCGCTCATCGAGCGTGGAAACATCACTATTTGGTTTAGCGACGAGGCGTTGGAGAACTGGGAACATCCTAACGACCAGACAAAAGTCGGTCGCCCTTTTGTCTTCAGCGATACGGCGATCGAGTGCTTGCTGACGATTCGCGAACTGCTGAAACTTCCCTATCGGCAGACTGAGGGATTCGGCCGCTCGCTGGTGGCGATGTTGGGCGTCGAGGCAGCGATTCCCAATTATTCTTCGCTCGCCAAGCGAGCCAGCAAGCTGAATGTTTCGCTCGATATCGCTAACAAGAGGGGCGACATCGATATCGTGGTGGATAGCACCGGCATGAAAGTGTTTGGCGAGGGCGAATGGAAGATGCGGACGCATGGCAAGTCGAAGCGGCGGACATGGCGGAAGCTGCATTTGTCGGTGAATCCTGACACCCGCGAGATTGTGGCGGAGATTTTGACCGAGAACAGTTGCCACGATGCCGATGCGGTTCCCGAAATGCTGGAGCAGGTGGAGCAGCCCGTAAAAAAGTTTCACGGCGACGGTAGTTACGACAAGTGGAAGGTTTATGAAGGGCTGGAATCCGAAGGCATTGAGCCGGTGATTCCGCCGCAGCACAACGCCAAGATCAAACAACATGGCAACTCTGCGGAGGAGCCTTTGCCCCGGGACGAGGCAATTCGTCAGATTCGACGCAAGGGGCGTAGGAGTTGGAAAGAGGAAGTGGGCTATCATCGTAGAAGCTTGGCGGAAACGACCATGTACCGAGTGAAACAAAGCTTTGGGAGCCATCTCAAAAACCGAGTATTCGAAAACCAACAAACGGAAGCCCGCTTGCGCTGTAAAATCATCAATCAATTCACCCAACTCGGGCTTCCACAGTTCGAGTGGAGT
- a CDS encoding arylsulfatase → MKIERLCLLFVCTMFAAPIAFGQTAPEEQKSPNIILIVADDLGYGELGCYGQQKIKTPRIDQLADEGVRFTQFYCGSPVCAPSRCVLMTGKSSSHAYIRNNGPAKELAGLKEKYGWEFPGQRPIPAEEVTIAEALKQQGYATAAIGKWGLGHFGTTGDPNTQGFDLFFGYNCQWHAHNHYPTFLWKNREKVYYPGNDGKSLTGETFSQDEFTRVAQEFIREHQQQPFFLYLPVIIPHLSIQVPEETLALYDGMQEDEYQHKGYLPHPKPHAGYAAMITHLDQDVGKIVDLVDELGLAEDTLIIFTSDNGPTYNRLGGSDSEFFDSAAGLRGLKGSVYEGGIRVPLVARWTGHTTPGSESPSITAFWDLMPTLCDVADADTPDAANGISMLPAISGEGDLAERDHLIWEFAGYGGQQAVRMGKWKGVVQNTTKGNRKIELYDLETDAAESNNVAAKHPKIVKQMQELLKSDRSESPFYPMAAKAKAQK, encoded by the coding sequence ATGAAGATTGAACGACTTTGCCTACTGTTTGTCTGCACGATGTTCGCCGCGCCGATTGCTTTCGGCCAGACCGCACCCGAGGAGCAGAAATCGCCGAACATCATTTTGATCGTCGCCGACGATCTCGGGTATGGCGAACTCGGTTGCTACGGGCAACAGAAAATCAAAACGCCGCGGATCGATCAGCTGGCCGACGAAGGGGTGCGATTCACTCAGTTCTATTGTGGCTCGCCGGTGTGCGCTCCGTCGCGGTGCGTGCTGATGACCGGCAAAAGCTCGTCGCACGCGTACATTCGTAACAACGGCCCAGCCAAGGAACTCGCGGGACTTAAAGAGAAGTATGGCTGGGAATTCCCGGGGCAGCGGCCCATCCCCGCCGAGGAAGTGACCATCGCCGAAGCGTTGAAGCAACAGGGCTACGCGACCGCAGCCATCGGCAAATGGGGGCTCGGTCACTTTGGCACCACCGGCGATCCTAACACGCAGGGCTTCGATCTGTTCTTTGGCTATAACTGCCAATGGCATGCTCACAACCACTATCCCACGTTCTTATGGAAGAACCGCGAGAAAGTCTACTATCCTGGGAACGATGGCAAGAGTCTGACCGGCGAGACCTTCTCGCAGGATGAGTTCACGCGAGTTGCCCAGGAGTTCATTCGCGAGCATCAACAGCAACCTTTCTTCCTGTACTTGCCGGTGATCATCCCTCACTTGTCGATTCAGGTGCCCGAAGAAACGCTCGCGCTGTACGACGGGATGCAGGAGGACGAGTACCAACACAAAGGTTACCTGCCGCATCCCAAGCCGCACGCTGGGTATGCAGCGATGATCACCCATTTGGATCAGGACGTCGGAAAGATTGTCGATCTGGTGGACGAACTTGGTCTGGCCGAAGATACCCTGATCATCTTCACCAGCGATAACGGGCCGACCTACAACCGACTGGGGGGATCCGATTCGGAGTTCTTCGATTCGGCCGCTGGATTACGGGGACTCAAGGGATCGGTCTACGAAGGTGGCATCCGCGTTCCGTTGGTCGCTCGCTGGACGGGACACACCACGCCTGGTAGCGAGTCGCCTTCGATCACCGCGTTTTGGGATCTGATGCCGACGCTCTGCGACGTGGCCGACGCCGACACGCCGGACGCTGCGAATGGCATCAGCATGCTTCCCGCCATTTCCGGTGAAGGGGACCTGGCTGAGCGCGACCACCTGATCTGGGAGTTTGCCGGCTATGGCGGCCAGCAAGCCGTTCGCATGGGCAAATGGAAAGGCGTGGTGCAGAACACGACCAAAGGCAACCGCAAAATCGAGCTTTACGACCTGGAAACCGATGCGGCCGAGTCGAACAACGTAGCGGCCAAGCATCCGAAGATCGTCAAGCAGATGCAAGAACTGCTGAAGAGCGATCGCTCGGAGTCGCCGTTCTATCCGATGGCCGCCAAGGCGAAAGCCCAAAAGTAA